The sequence TGCAttgatgtaaggaagttaagtagcggaaacaacttcctacactaaccttgagaggagggtaatgcaaaactttttcagatcgttacaacagttacagaaaaatagaaatagatataatagcattcataccacaacacagtgatttacgtggggaaaaccctttcgggagaaaaaccccacactccaaaagcagctcaatattttattcagcaatcaaaaacaaattacaacatacttgcagagcaagctcttcgcaggagtaccactaatcagagattcagaggcaactcaatagccataagactcttacacacaacctctatctcacacacctcataaataggagatacaatacaagaaaccgtcaaacggtattacaaaaccatgggctaaaaccacccaataaggtgtagccgaccttatctcccttctagataccctatgacatgttaaggcacacatcaacacgtgtcgctcccttttacagctcatttatgtatccgatacaaattatttttcctatttcaggagtacaaacttctggaggccataacttgagaaccgggtgtccgattgacgaaccgtttgaagcgccggaaagctcgcgaagtgctttaTCACCACATAACTTGTTgcgccagttacggccacttttcagggcgtttcagagcctctaaagcccccaaaattaagtttaaacattttatcgcacccctccaagacgaaaactttaatatcttcaaaactagctgtgaccttgcgacgcaactttaccggaatgcttatctagccaaccagaagcttcagggagagtttcgcaccatttcgtgctcaaataaaaacttactataaatagtaacctcgcataaatgcaaggttgagacaccatttttgccaacaaatctcccacttgtcgaacaccttgcaggagcggaagggaatgtcaacacaatgaatcaattgctaggggccataaggcccatagactctgaacaccatctgaacttctctgtgctcacagccttagtttaagcatttgcaacattcatcaaagtttccaccttaaccaacttcaccctaccatcttcgaccatatctctaacaaaatgatactgaatatcaatatgtttggtccgggcatgaaatgtcgggttcttagctaggctaattgcactctgactgtcacagtaaattgtcactgtaccttgttttattccaatatccgaacacagtctcttaagccaaatggcctctttacaagcatgagtagctgccatatactctgcttcagtagtggataaagcaaccacagcctgtcgcttactcatccaactaattgcaccaccaaacaaagtaaacacataagcactggtggatcttctgctatcaatatcacctgcccaatctgaacccacataaccatggatataaagggaagtcatgtctccaactgaattaccatgataacacaaagaatactctgaagtacccttcaaatatctgaagactcttttgactgcatcccaatgaactctaccaggattagacatatatctagaaagtactcccactgcttgggcaatgtctggtttagtacagaccatagcatacatcaagcttccaaccgcactctggtaaggcactctgctcatgtcttccatctccaatggggatgtaggacaatctaaaacagatagtttcgttccaactgtaaaaggaacactcaatggtctacaattctgcatgttgaacctctataacactgaattcacatacttactctggcctagccatagctttctgttcaccctatctcttctaatttccatcccaagaatgtgctttgctgcaccaagatctttcatttcaaatttagcagtgagctgagactttagttctgaaatcgtacctttccctttaccaatgaataacatatcatcaacatacaatgcaatgaataagaaatgatcaccattagatttataataaacacagtgatctgatttagaacgttcaaatcccaaactcaacacatatgtatcaaatttctggtaccacatcctaggactttgtttgaggccatacaaagatttcttcaacttacagaccaaattacttttgcctttcaccacatagtgctccggctgtgtcatataaatatcttcttccaaatcaccatgaaggaaagcagttttcacatccatttgctcaacctctaaatcataagcagtagcaatagaaagcaaaaatctaatggacgtcatttttgcaataggagaaaatatctcaccgtaatcaacaccctcaacctgagagtagccttttgcaaccaaccttgctttatacttctcaatgcttccatctgaaccaatctttttcttgaacacccatttacaaccaacaggttttcgtcctttaggcaatggtacaagatcccatgtatcattctttttcaaagctgccatttcttcctccatagcaatcttccaggattctgcatcattcatacctaatgcctcttctacagatttcggttcatccacactagtattcagagcaaaaatacatctccaatcattaggtgaatacctttcaggtggttgtctatgtcttgtagaccttcgaacaagctgagttggaggttctttctcctcttctgaagatttagagctagacgagctctcctcaacttcttgcctatctaggggtctcgattcaactctttcaggtgtagaaggaagttgaatcacatcttcttttttagtctgttctggctgcaatatAACAggaggagacttaatttctctaaaaataacacttctactgtgaattaccttttgtgcaacagggtcccaaagcttgcatcctttcacaccataactatacccgatgaagatacatttcacagccttgttctccaactttgttcgcttctcctttggcacatgtgcatatgcctcgcaaccaaaaactctaagatgtctcaatgaaggcttgtgacctgaccatgcttccataggcgttttatcaacaagagctgatgtaggagacctgttaatcaggtagcaagcagtggcaacagcttcaacccaaaacttttgttcgagactagcaccactcaacatactcctagccttctccatcagtgtcttgttcattctttctgcaactccattctgttgtggagaatacggagttgtcttctgcctgttaattccacagtctttacaaaatctgtcaaaatcattagagcaaaactcaccgccattatcagttctcaaacattttattttctttccagtctgcaactcaaccattgctttaaattctttaaaacgactaaaaacttcagatatactctttagaaaataaaaccatgtccttctactaaaatcatcaataaatgaaacataatatgtggattttccaatcgaagagacatctactggaccaaacacatcagaatggataaaatccaaaacaccacaagttttatgagaactcgagtaaaactgaaagcggttttgttttccataaatgcaatgctcacagaaatcaaagtcaagattacaatcattcaaaccttcaacaaggtttttatttttcaaagtccgtagacccttttctccaatgtggccaagtctctggtgccataacatagtcttctctgcaggtaactttgcttcagacgaaagagcacccttaggtacccaaaaaccatttccatctgctgaaggtgaaaccttcaaatcttccagtgaagtatccgtagatttactttttacagaagtgctattacactcaacagtgtatgcttcaagcttatacaaagtgccaaacctaacacctctagcaactaccatagcacccttaatcatcttacatcctgcttcagaaaagactacatgcacacccacatctatcagtttgctcacagataacaggtttcgttttaatccagggatatgcagcacaccattaatcctttttattctaccatcagaaaacctgattctaactttacctcgaccaacaatgtctagaggtgaatcatcacccaagtacaccttacctccattaaatccttcatattcagaaaaccaatctctattggaagtcatatgaaaagatgcacccgagtcaattagccaggcatcattacctgcatgagtcgccaaagccgcaataaatgtatcgccatcttccttgtcggactcagaatcagaatcgaactttttctttttctttttcttctttatttctttgcagtccttacggatgtgacccggtttaccgcagttccagcaaatgactttggactttccaggagatttcgatctccctttggatttggacttgtcgcgcttctcattcttcttgcctttctccttaggtcttccacgaacggttagggcttcctttgaactgatggataccttccttcgcatctcttcaccgagtagggcacccaccacgtcttcagatttcaaaacaacagaagtactaccgatagccataacaagagaatcccacgaatcaggcaaagaacaaagcaagatctgacatttctcctcctcgtccatcttaacaccgacggatactaattgagccaccaacatattgaatgcttccaggtggtctgcaattcgtccaccctcttccatcttcaaggaatacaatttctttcttaagaaaatttgatttaataaagatttcacttgatacatctcaccaagcttagtccatagcttctttgcagagttctcttcatggacattgattagaacagagtctaccaggcacagtctgattagacccttggcttttcggtccataacatcatactgagctgccgcagtaggatctgagggcctttggacattcgtatcaacagcatcccaaagatctcgatctattagcagatcttccatcttcagcttccacatctcaaaattacttccattaaatttctccacctctattctccctgatgaactcgccatctgaatattcctgcaacaagatcaaaaagtgtcttctgcacaagctcccactcaaatctggattagttcaaaaaacccaactgcccacaattgaaaccaaaggtgatcaggctctgataccacttgtaaggaagttaagtagcggaaacaacttcctacactaaccttgagaggagggtaatgcaaaactttttcagattgtaacaatagttacagaaaaatagaaatagatataatagcattcataccacaacacagtgatttacgtggggaaaaccctttcgggagaaaaaccccacactccaaaagcagctcaatattttattcagcaatcaaaaacagattacaacatacttgcagagcaagctcttcgtaggagtaccactaatcagagatttagaggcaactcaatagccataagactcttacaaacaacctctatctcacacacctcataaataggagatacaatacaagaaaccgtcaaacggtattacaaaaccatgggctaaaaccacccaataaggtgtagccgaccttatctcccttctagatgccctatgacatgttaaggcacacatcaacacgtgtcgctcccttttacagctcatttatgtatccgatacaaattatttttcttatttcaggagtacaaacttccggaggccttaacttgagaaccaggtgtccgattgacgaaccgtttgaagcgtcggaaagctcgcgaagttctctatcacctcataacccgctgcgccggttacggccacttttcagggcgtttcggagcctctaaagcccccaaaattaagtttaaacattttatcgcacctctccaagacgaaaactttaatatcttcaaaactagctgtgaccttgcgacgcaactttaccggaatgcttatctagccaaccagaagcttcagggagagtttcgcaccatttcgtgctcaaatgaaaacttactataaatagtaacctcgcataaatgcaaggttgagacaccatttttcccaacaattgaCTTGTTTACTTTGTTGCTTTTCAACCAAGGATTTCCAAGCTTTAAAGTTAAAAAaacaatcaatcttatttttccaaaataaattgacaatttttagaaaATAACTCCTTTAGTGCCAAATTGACACCTTGTACATACATCACCAATTCTTGTAGCATTTAGTTACTTGAAGAGTAGCTACCATACATTTGTTTCCTTGAAACTTTGCACAAAGACTAGTGTTAGTAGCATCACTAATACAAAGTAGgttttgttgacttggtggtcagcacctccttcgagGTTCgcaacatggcttaaccgcctcccgtgGATCTGGGTAAGTCTAGTGTTTGTAGTGGGCgttgatagctcgagcttttgACGCAACGACAAAcatacctacaattggtatcagagccttaggttacAGGTTTGAATCCCGAGAGGTCTCCTTCATTCTGTCAGTGTGGAACCCTCAGTTGgtgttgagggggagattgttgacttggtggtcagcacctccttcggggttcgcaacatggcttaatcgcctcccATGGATCTGGGTAAGGCTGGCGTTTGTAGCGGGTGTTGATAGCTCAAGCTTTTGGCGCAATGGCAAACATACCTACAGGGTTTTGTTCATGTTGCAATCAGTTATGGTACATTTGTTTCCTTGAAAATTTACACAAAGACGACATTTTTTAGCAATCTCGCTAACAGAAAGCAGATTTTAGTTCATGCTAGGGACACATTGAACATCCATAAATTCATAATTGACAACATTGTTCAACATAACCCTAAAATATCCACACCTCTAACAAAATAAGTCTAACCATTACGTAAAGAAACAGTTTCTCTACTATTCTTGTCCTCCACAAAATCTACACACCAATCGTTGTGACATGCAGAGCATCAAAATGCTCTTCAATTGAAGTACTGGGCTGTTGACTCAATAGATGAGTTGTGggatgtcaaaaatgcaaaatcatttgtTGCTCCTTCATACTCCCATCCCCCAACAATGTTTGCATATTGTCACCTCCTTTTTTCTGCTTGCAAGATCTTTTgcttctaacaatctattttgaaTTATCCCAACTCTTTACAATGGTAACACTACTTCttggatatctttgatgaattattGCCTTTTGAAGATTCATCTAATGAACTAGTTACTTTATTTAAAATGCCTTTGTTTTTAATTTGTGTATTGAATGCACTTTTGTGGTGTTTGAAGTTGTTGCTTTTGATTCTTCTTGCCTTCATTCCTTTATTAAGATAACTCTTGACAATTTGTCAAAATCAAAAGTtcttgagtctctacaatcaagtGCATGTACTCAACAAAGGAATCAAATGACGATGGCAAACTTTGCATGATCAAAGAAATCATATCCTGATCCTGATCATCTCTTGGATTTTTAATGGCCGTGAATTAATCATTGAGACCCGTTAGTTGCAAAACATAGTTAGAAATAGAGCCACTTCCATGCAATTTAGTGGAAAACAAAAGATTTTTCAAATATAAAAGCTCTCCCAGCTTTTGATGCATGATATTTAGTTTTTCGATTTTCCCAAAGTGTAGTCACATTAATGTCATTTCAAACCTTTGGCATTAGTGCATCTGCAACAAACAAGCTTTAGAAGCATATAAGCATTAAAGCTTCTGAATTGGGTAAAAGCAATGTCTAGATTCCTACCATTTTAGGGCACTACACTAGATATTGATTCTATGGAAACAATTAAATTGGGAGACTTTACACCACACTATATGCAATGTGGCAAACTTTAAGAGATGTTTTAATGGTCTGTAAGATATTGTGTTCCATGATGTTTGGATATGGGGATGATAGGATGGCAGGGGATGTGTTTTAGGATTTTTCAAATATAAAGCTCTTCTAGCTTTTGATGCTTGATATTTAGTTTTGATATTTTCCCAAAATGTAACCTGCATTAGTGGCACTTCAAATCCCTAGAATCAGTGCATCTGTGACATACAAATTTAGAAGCATCACGGGATGTGTTTTGGGATTTTTCAAATATAAAGCTTTTCTACTTTCGATGCTTGATATTTAGTTTTGAGATTTTCTCAAGTGTAACCTGCATTAGTGGGCACTTCAAATCTCTAGAATCAGTGCATCTGCGGCATACAACGTTAGAAGCACTGAAACTCTTGAGAATTGGGTAAAAGCAATGATTAAATTTCTACCATTTTAGGACACCACACTAGAATTTGGGTTTACGAAAACAGTTAAATTGGGAGACTTGTTAGAGTTGAAACAAATTCAATTTACAAGGATGTTTTAGACCCTAATAAGCGCAATGTGGCAGAAGTTCAAGAGAAAATTTTAAATGGTTTGAAAGATATCTACGTTCCATGGCATTTTGGGGATGGGGATGGTGGGAAGGCAAGCCATTTTCTGGGGATGGTGGTGGAACGGCAGTAATGTGTGTTTGTTTGTGCACACAATTTTTTACGAGTTCAACAGTCCATAATGCCAAAATTGAGACAGCAATAAACATATAATGACAGCAGTGACATCAGTATATGTCAAGACTGTAACAGCTGTACATATCTTCTTGACCTATATGTCCACGTAAACTGCCTCCTCAACTGAAAGTGTGTAGCATTCTATGAAGTTCATTAATTTGTATCTGGAAAAATGGTTCAACATAAAGTCTCCAATTCTGCATGGATCTGTGTTTTGTAGGTGTGAACTGCCAACTCAACAGAAAATGTGTATCATTTTTTGTAACAGGTTATTAAACGTGAAAACTGCAGGTTCAGGTTTAGGTTCAATGTTCAGGGTCTATAAAGCAATCATTACTGAATATaccaaaattatttaatttaaaaaaaaaattatgtgtctCATTTTTTCCCACCATACTAGGGATGTTACTGATTTCTCCGAGGGTAGCAAATGGCAGGGGTGTGTTTCCTACCCTTCTCTGTGTCTCTGAAACTTTTCTGGTTGAGGGCAGGGTCAAAAGGCATAGTGTGGATACATAGCTTATTGTATAATCAGGTAGTGGATACATAGCTTATTGTATAATCAGGAGAATCAACGATATTTCCTATATTCTACAGTAAGACTACAAAGAAAGCAATACCTACAACCTATGTACAACCGTGTGCCATCTATAGCACAAGCAAAATCTATACCTCTGCAATATCAAACAATTGTAGGCATTATTACAAACATAATGACATGAATCTGATGGTTGCTTGTTCTGTCTGAAGTTTGAACGATTAACTATTTCTTCAGAAGTCAACATTTATCTTAAAGCTTTATTTGTTAAGGAATCCTGATAATTCATCAATAACGCATTTCTCAAATTTTCGTCCATTCTTATTGAGAACTAGTTTGGAAGATGATTACCACTGGTAATCATAAATGAATTAGATGGCCGTTATAAGTAAAATGAAAATATATTTGCTATTGCTTATTGCTTTTCACATGTATTTGGATATCAAAAATATTTATCACATTTTGCCTATCTTACTTATTGCTTTTCACATGTATTTGGATATCAAAAATATTTATCACATTTTGCCCATCTTTCTTAGTGCTTTTCACATGTATTTGGACTCCCATATTGAGGAATCATACGATGCTAATGGTTTTTTGAAGCAAAAATTATCTCATGCAATTTCAGTTTGAGAAAGCAATAAAACTGTTAGAATATGCAATGTTTGGTAATTTTTTGTAAGTAAACTATCTGTGGCTTTTGTGAATGTTGCCTTGGATGTGTTAAAATTTCTTTTTGTTCTATAGAATGcttgaaaatgagatgataatTGTCTAGATCCTTAAATACCCCCATCAAATAAGGAAATGTTCCTTACATATTAACAATGGCATGAAAAATTGTCATGTAATTCTTCCAAGGCATTCAATTTTCTTTCCTCTAAAATCTAGATGGTAGTGCAAACTGGAAAAATATATGCTGGGCCATATGTTTAAGATTCATGGCCATCAGAGTGAACACATTTTAGGTCTCTTGGTGAGATGATATAAGACTACATGCAAATGATTACATTGCCTTTTTTTTTGAGCTGTGTAGTGTTTTTGATAATAtgtgtatttttttgaattatgtGTAGTGTTACATTGGGCATAAAAGGAATAACATAATCTTTGTTTTACATATATTGGGTTAGAATCTGACTTTGATAATTAGCCTGAGATGATTCTTTAGTTCTTACATGCCAATATGTTGAATGCTACACAACTATTAAAGAAAGTTGAGTTTTGATGAAATTTAGTGCTCAAAAGTCGACTTCTTCTTGAGGAATTATCcttaaaaattatattatacaaGTCACAGCAAATCTGAGTGTTTGCCTCAGACTGAGTGATATTTGAAATTTTGCCCTTAGAAAggattttctgtaactattgtttGTACTAGTAAAATGAAataacttttctccaatttatTCTTTACTGAATGCTTGTGGCCAAAGAATTTCAAAAAGCTAAAATGGTTATTAATCTTATGTCAAGATTAATAACTCTCTTCTATATTAGCGACTATTCTGGATCCTTTCCTTAGTCATGCTAACGTTATTCAATTGTTTGAAATCCACAGAACCGCCTGCACTCAATGGTTTATTTTCTTCCAAATCATCACCGATGTTTGAACTTCTGATCTTAGTCATCACTGTTTCATGATGTTTGGCTAGAGCAAAATCACCATGTGGTGCTCCACCTAAtgtaaaagaagaaaaaaatgtcAGCTTTTAAAAGAAATAAATGCAGATTTTTGTGTAAACTTAGCATAAATGACTGTTGCTTTACAACTATATAAGCGAGACATAAAATCGCAAAAATATAACAAGAATATGGTGGAAGGAGCTGAAGTTAACATAGAAGTGAGTAATATGAAGGTGAGCTACACCTATTAAGTAAACAATTACTCACACAGAGTAACAGCATCAAGtcataaattattataaaaattagGGTCGCTTGCAAAATATAATCTAACTAGTGAACTACCATACCAAAAAATGGAGAGGAAACACACGGCAAATTTTACTGCTATTAAACACTTTTACCGAGGAAAAGACTTTGCAAACAGTAACTTTGACATGAAAAGGTCACTTGACAAAGTATAAATACAAAAACATTAATTTAAAGTTAACGAAAGAAGGGAAGGTAATGAAGGTTTAAAAAAATGAGTATGTACATTAGTACTAATGAAGGGAGCTCAGTGAGTTGCCGAAACCACTCATTCAAGAGTATTACATTTGATTTGGTTAGCAGTAACTTTGTCATTTTTAAGGAAAGAAAATCTTCCTATGATACATTTAGCAAATTATTGCTCCAAAAAGACAAGAAGTTTGTGCTCAAGTAGTGATTAATTTTCTAAACAAGGTAAAAATAATGAGTTTTATGCTGATCAAATTTCTAAATAATGTTTAGTCTCTTTATAGAACCTTCAACCTATGTATTTTATTTAGAGTTGAATTAAATGGTTTATATGTGTGTTCAATGTGCTAAATGTAGATTATAGGTAGCAATTACAAATTAATCTAACTGACAAGAGAAGTTCTGTTGGACTGTCATGCAATCCAAGTCTTGTAAGTAAGAATCTCAAGATACTGGAAAAACACAGGCATCATTGAATTCAAAAATCGCAATTGACTGGAAATTGACAAGAAACTCATATTTATCCTTGAATCTAGAAATCACAAACTACTGAAAATTGTCAAGTAAATCTCTGTTATAGAACCATGTGGAACAGCAAATGGTTCAATTGTCCATATTTGTGAATAAAAATAGGCCAACTATTTAGTATCTTGTATGTAGACGAATCGTAAAATTGGAGCGGACATGTAGTTGAAATTGACAATTTATAAGCCTCATCGGAAGGATATGGGGGTGGTGCTTATGAAGGATATAGGATTTTCAGTTACCAAAAACATAACAGCAGTTATCTAATCTCCATTCCCCTTTATTACCAGCTCACACAGAAGAGCGTAAACGAATTGTAAATTTGTCTTTGGTCCAAACAAAATCAACGAACAGTCAAAATGATTTGTATGTGCATCTGGAAGTGAAATTTTGGATTTTCAACTTGCACAGGGCTTAAATTGCAGGTAAAATCTTTTAAACAGGATTATACCGACTGTTTATTTGAGACTTTACCATACAGTAAGACTAGCATGACGGTAAATTGCCAGTGCATTGTAGTCAATGCACTATTACAACACACAATTTTTTTATATGAGAGATCAGATGTCATAAATCAACCATGCGTTGACTATTTAAGCTCTTCCGTAAGGGCATCACTGCAGGTATTAGAGGAAGCTGATTACTTGCACATCAAATCGGAGGCATTTGTATTGCTAATTCTCAAAACTTTCTAACCGAGATTTGATCACAGTTATTGTCATAAAAGACACAATAATCTTAGAACATTAAATATCAGCATTTCAAAATCATGCAAGGTTAAACATTTCAAAATCATATAAGGCTAAACAAGTTGAGTCGCTTAAACAAAATCTTTCTACATAAAGATAAACCCGATATAGGTAACGCAAAACTCAAATCTTTGAAGTAGATTAACTGACCTGAAAACCAGAGCACCAATCCGCATAGAATAAGCACGAGGGGGATAAAATGCACAGAATGCTCAGCCTTAAACTTCGATTGCTTCTTCTGATCCTCAACCGTTAATTGCGTATACCTCGGCAAAAGATCGAAGGCCGCTGTACTTGTGTTTTTCTTGACCGGAGGCGGCGACGCTGTGAAGCCGTCGAGCGATCGACTCGAGCTGCTCGATCTGTACATTTTCAAAGCGCCGAAAGATCGCAGAAGAGAGACGGTGAAATCTGAAATCTGAAATCTGAAATTGTTTTGAGCTTGAAAGGAAATGAATTTGCAGCGAAAGGCTTCTATTTGGTTGGGGTTTTAAAGGAGTCGTCTGTTAATAAACGTGGAGTTACGCGTGACGGCTACTTCCTCTGCGCGTGACGGCTCCTTCCCCTGCGCGTTAAGAGAACAGATTTGGAGTTTTTTGCGGGGTTTCGAACCCGCGCCGATGGGTCCGCGCGTTAATTTATC is a genomic window of Cryptomeria japonica chromosome 7, Sugi_1.0, whole genome shotgun sequence containing:
- the LOC131056394 gene encoding uncharacterized protein LOC131056394; the encoded protein is MYRSSSSSRSLDGFTASPPPVKKNTSTAAFDLLPRYTQLTVEDQKKQSKFKAEHSVHFIPLVLILCGLVLWFSGGAPHGDFALAKHHETVMTKIRSSNIGDDLEENKPLSAGGSVDFKQLNNVSMTKERIQNSR